The Mucilaginibacter terrae region CCTATCAAAAATTCCTCGAATGGGCAGAGGCTTATGACACCAATGCCCCAACCGGTCGCTCCTTGCATGTACACGAAGCTTGGTTGAGCAGGGTTACCTGCCCGGTATTGGAGATAAGGGGCGATACTACCGTTGCCGAACGGGTTGAATTGATCCTTAATAAAATGAAAACCATCAATCCACCTCAATAAATTAACATTCGCTTGAAACAAGGTAAAGTCTATTATGCTTAACTTTGTGTGTTTATATAAAGCTATTTTTTGCGCATATGATGAATGCTGAAGCTGTTAAAGTGCTGCCCGGACAATATTGTAACTCATTAACCCAATACTCGCGTTTTGTAACTCGCGAGGTTACCATTGGCGATGTGCCCATGGGCGGCAATAATCCTATTCGCATACAAAGCATGACCACTACCGATACCATGGACACCCTTGGTACCGTAGAGCAAACCATCCGTATGGTTGATGCCGGTTGCGAGTATGTGCGCATAACAGCCCCCAGCATTAAAGAAGCCAACAATTTAGCCGAAATTAAAAAGCAATTACGCGCCCGCGGTTACAACGTTCCCCTGGTGGCCGATATTCACTTTACGCCCAACGCTGCCGAAGTAGCCGCCCGTATTGTAGAAAAGGTGCGCGTTAACCCCGGCAACTATGCCGATAAAAAGAAATTTGACGAAATAGATTACACCGACCTGCAATACCAGGGCGAGTTGGACCGTATCTTTTCAAAGTTTACCCCGCTGGTGAACATTTGTAAGGAGTACGGCACTGCCATGCGCATTGGTACTAATCATGGTTCGTTAAGCGACCGTATTATGAGCCGTTATGGCGATACCCCACAAGGTATGGTAGAATCGGCCATGGAGTTCATCCGCATGTGCGAGGCGCTTAATTACTATAACCTCTGCATCAGCATGAAGAGCAGTAATCCGCAGGTAATGGTGCAAGCCTATCGCCTGCTGGTGGAAACCATGGTAGCCGAAGGCATGAACTACCCGCTTCACTTAGGCGTAACCGAAGCCGGCGACGGCGAAGACGGTCGCATTAAATCGGCCGTGGGTATTGGTACTTTGTTGGAAGATGGCCTGGGCGATACCGTCCGCGTTTCTCTAACCGAAGAACCCGAAGCCGAAGCCCCGGTAGCTATTGCGCTGGTGCAGAGATACTCAAATAGAGTCAAGAATCAAGAGCCAAGAATCAAGACAGGAGAACTCACAACTGACCCATCGCAGGTTTTTTCCCCCTCTCCTTTGGAGAGGGTCGGGGAGAGGTTTCACAACCCCTACGAATACCAAAAACGCTCCACTTTCGAAGCCAACGCTTTCATTGGCGGACA contains the following coding sequences:
- the ispG gene encoding (E)-4-hydroxy-3-methylbut-2-enyl-diphosphate synthase, with product MNAEAVKVLPGQYCNSLTQYSRFVTREVTIGDVPMGGNNPIRIQSMTTTDTMDTLGTVEQTIRMVDAGCEYVRITAPSIKEANNLAEIKKQLRARGYNVPLVADIHFTPNAAEVAARIVEKVRVNPGNYADKKKFDEIDYTDLQYQGELDRIFSKFTPLVNICKEYGTAMRIGTNHGSLSDRIMSRYGDTPQGMVESAMEFIRMCEALNYYNLCISMKSSNPQVMVQAYRLLVETMVAEGMNYPLHLGVTEAGDGEDGRIKSAVGIGTLLEDGLGDTVRVSLTEEPEAEAPVAIALVQRYSNRVKNQEPRIKTGELTTDPSQVFSPSPLERVGERFHNPYEYQKRSTFEANAFIGGHMVPRVVVDLSNRNLKDPSVLNDAGYLYSPGLDKYNMADQSVDFVYLADNLPSFTFPGNLKQLYNYNTWLTLANKKNCHPVFTLGEYLAGTDHSSALNLVHIKPADFNAEQFKQLAQDEALVFVLETDALHGMAEQRSFFFNLTEAGMNTPVIIKRSYGFGAESEEQGAQLQSETPSALSIVDAKNSEVLIPAPRSTDPVTLLQLYAATDMGALLVDGFGDGVWIDAPAMPAAVITSTAFGILQATRSRISKTEYISCPSCGRTLFDLQETTQMIRSRTSHLKGLKIGIMGCIVNGPGEMADADYGYVGAGPGKITLYRGKEVVKKNVNTINALDELIGIIREDGNWVEPVALA